From Acidobacteriota bacterium, the proteins below share one genomic window:
- a CDS encoding ATP-binding protein, translating into MTAIATPVLEELVALCRRLRLKYVREQMPEVLLTAKAQRWDPAETLRVLLIAEAEGRDRATIEHHRKKAKFPAGKTFDVWDPTRSVIPEPTQRALRSLEWVTRGENLVVCGPSGTGKSHFCEALGQHAIETGLIVAWYSIEDLGVLIRRHRIDDTIAKAFTPILKADLVIVDDIGLLPISADAAEGLYRLVDICYEQRSVAVSSNLHPSGFDQLIDHNIASALVDRLMHHAHVVVTEGESVRLADATQGKGVIPLPS; encoded by the coding sequence ATGACGGCGATCGCTACACCGGTCCTCGAGGAACTTGTTGCCCTGTGTCGCCGGCTACGCCTCAAATATGTTCGGGAGCAGATGCCTGAGGTGTTGTTGACCGCCAAAGCGCAACGCTGGGACCCCGCCGAGACGTTGCGGGTCCTGTTGATCGCTGAAGCTGAGGGCCGTGACCGGGCCACGATCGAGCATCACCGCAAGAAAGCGAAGTTCCCCGCAGGGAAAACGTTCGACGTCTGGGACCCGACCCGCAGCGTCATCCCCGAACCTACCCAACGAGCGCTCCGTAGCCTCGAGTGGGTCACCAGGGGTGAGAACCTGGTCGTGTGTGGACCGTCAGGGACAGGGAAAAGCCATTTCTGTGAAGCCCTGGGCCAGCACGCCATCGAAACCGGACTGATCGTAGCCTGGTACTCCATTGAGGATCTCGGAGTGTTGATACGCAGACATCGCATCGACGACACCATTGCGAAAGCGTTCACCCCGATCCTGAAAGCTGACCTCGTCATTGTGGACGACATCGGGCTCCTCCCCATATCCGCTGACGCAGCCGAGGGTCTCTACCGGCTTGTTGACATCTGCTACGAACAACGTTCCGTAGCGGTGTCCTCGAACCTTCACCCCTCAGGATTCGATCAGCTCATCGACCACAACATTGCTTCGGCACTCGTCGACCGGTTAATGCATCACGCCCACGTTGTTGTCACCGAAGGCGAATCAGTACGACTCGCCGACGCCACCCAAGGCAAAGGAGTGATACCACTACCAAGCTGA